Below is a genomic region from Leucoraja erinacea ecotype New England chromosome 34, Leri_hhj_1, whole genome shotgun sequence.
ACATAGGTTTATAAAACCCTAACCCAGAGCCACCATACAATttcaaaaattaatattaaaaaatggATCATTTAAACAAGCAGGGAATAAAACTTCACAGTTTGCTTCAAAGAAGCAATATCATTTTAAAGCACGGCAAATTATACCCTTGTAGATTTTTTGTCCTGAAATCTTTCAGGGGATCTTCCTTTATTTTAAAACAAGTGTGAAAGATGAGGAGGTGTATCTTTACCCTCACACTTGGATTAATGGGTTACTGCTGATAAAATTTCTGGAAACATTTGAGACTTAAACCAGCGGCATGTGTTTCCAATCCCAGTTACCTGTTGTCGAAAATAGTTTGAACAAGTGAGAGATCTCCTGACATGGAACATTAACGAGAATCAAATGGCCACACTCCAGCCCACACGGACAATGTCACTTCTGATCCCATCATCACATCGAGCCAAGATCCAGTCCACTTAATCCTATATCATCAGAAATAAATCTCAGCTATTACGTAATATAACCAATGCACTGTTATATCCTTTTGATTATTCTAGTTGTCAAGATGATATCTGagatttttctctgtaactgatgAATCTGATGTaacatttaaaaagacaaaaaaaatcacaacttcctaaaataagacacagagtgctggagtaactcagcgggtcaggcagcatctgtggagaacatggataggtgacgtttcacagagtgctggagtaactcagcgggtgcagcagcatctatggagaacatggataggtgacgtttcacagagtgctggagtaactcagcgggtcgggcagcatccgtggagaacatggataggtgacgtttcacagagtgctggagtaactcagcgggtcagcagcagtgGATCCATGGATAGCTTtcacaggtgctggagtaactaggcagGCAGCATcgtttggataggtgacgtttcacagagtgcgagTAACccttatggagctaaggaaataggcaacgtttcgggccgaaagccttccgtgtttcggcccgaaacgttgcctatttccagaagggttttggccagaaacgttgcctatttcttagctccatagatgctgctgcaccataactcagcgggtcaggcagcatctgtggagaacatggataggtgacgtttcacagagtgctggagtaactcagcgggtcaggcagcatcaatggagaacatggataggtgacgtttcacagagtgctggagtaactcagcgggtgcagcagcatttctggagaaaaaggatgggtgacattttggggattATAGTCTATTTTACTCAGCCCAAGTTAATATAATTTCCAAATTTAATGCATAAAGGTGCCTGTTTATTCTCCTGTTTATTAATATATAGCCCATTAATCATGATAAAACTGCCAGATTTCTTGTGTGATTTTTGGTTAGTCAAATGAATTAAAGCAGATTTCTTTCCAAGTCATTGGAGATTTAATTCAGGATTGTCTTTAAAGCACGCATGAACGTTTAAGATACGATGTCCTCGTGGGTTAGATGGACATTAAACCTCTGCAACATTCCTCCTGGGAAGTTGCTGGAATGGATTTGAGCTAGACTTTCATGAAAGaaaaaccacagatgctggtgaaCTAAAGGAAAAACAGACAAAGCTGGAATGGGGATGGCACAGGAGCGCGATGGTAGGGTTACTGCCTcgtagcaccaaagacccgggctcgatcctgaccacaggtgctggctgtgtggagtttgcatgttctccctgtgaccgcgtggatttcctctcaGGCGCTCCAGATTCTTTCTCCCAAcacaaagatgtatgggtttgtacgttaatcacCGCTGAGGTGTGGGATGACACAGAACCAATGTGGACAGGTGATCAATAATCACTGTGGGTCGAAAAGCCTTTAttcaaactgtatctctaaactaaattctcgggaggtcaggcagcatctgtgagaggGGAAATGGTTCACCATTCGACAAGGAAGAAGTTATGACAAAGAATTTCTGTGAAGAGAAATTCGTTAGAATTGCTTAAATAGAATTCCTTGTAATAACCATGATGTGACACAGCTCCTGGCTTACTGTTAGAAGTTGATGCACAGAGGCAGTCTCTGGTATTGAACCCACGCTCCTCACTGAATCACTTTACTCAGTGATGTCCATGATGTTCGGTGCCAGGAAATAGATACAGCATCTCTCCCTCCTCAGCCCAAAGACAACACAACTAAAGTGCatcacgatgttgggggatgtATCAACAGCATTCTGGAATATTCCTTGGTGTGCACATAAAATAAACATGCCCAGTACGTCAGTCTTTGCCCCTCTAAcattgccctctagtctttgacatttctattttgggaaaaacattctgactgtctaccacatctatgcctcttattatcttattgacttctctaacgtcagatagcccttgctttccatctctatccctccctcttcccagttctcccaccagtcttattgtttccgactacattctatctctgtcccacccacgcccctgacattagtctgaagaagggtctcgacccgaaacatcgcacattccttctctccagagatgctgcctgtcccgctgagttactccagcgttttgtgtctaccatatacTGTTATCagatttcccctcaacctctgatgctccactTTGTCCACGGAACTAAAAGTCTCTAATCCAGCCAGCGTTCAGCTACAGCtcacctgcaccctctccaaagcctctacatcattTATatacgtcaagtcaagtttattctacacatacacatacgagatgtgcagtgaaatgaaaagtggcaatgctcgcagactttgtgcaaaaatggaGCTATCAGAATTGTATATAATAGTCCACATGCGGcttaacggaagatagacacaaaatgctggagtaactcagcgggacaggcagcatctctggagagaaggaatgaggaaGATTTTGGGTCGAAATGATTCGGGtggaaacctttcttcaggcttaaccaaagtcctacaatGTTGCCCCATGCCTGACCTATGAAGACTAACATATCCTACGCATTCATCACATCAAGCACCTTGATGTCCGAACATCAAATATTAATTATACAAATTTTAATATCATTATGATTCTATTCTCCGATTTCTGAaaacatattttgtcttttcttcatTTGAAGATACATATCTTTCAATTACATTTCTTTGACTTTTCCTAAGTGTGTTACCCAGTGGCCAGAGGGCAGCTGGACAGCATTGTGCTCAAGGTAAGAATGTTTCAGAAACTGAAAGGTCTCCAAGGATTATTAAGGAAGGAGTTGCCGCATCCTGTCCATTTACTCCCTCTAGCCCAATCGGAGTTggtgaggagtggcttctgttaaTATAAATGGTGCTTAAGCCACACTGCTTTTAGACAGATTTAACCAGAAATTCTTGTGCAGTGTGAACTTCACCAAACAAGCAGCCATGAGCCTGAAAGTGTGTGTCGTGGTGGTCCTGTTGATCGGGGTCATGTACATCAGCCTATCACATGGTAAGTGACTGCTATGTTTAACAGCAAATGCATTAGGATTCTTCTGGGGCAAGGAGAAATGTTTGTGGGTTGTACTTTCCTTTCTATCGAGTGTACATCTAGATAGTCTGAGCGGAGTTTGAAATGAGACAAAAGGTTTGGCAACGAGACATTAATGTAACATTGCATTCcagattaaattattattttttatctttTCGTCTTGACAAAGGCGGAGTGCTTTGCGGCCAACTTTTGCCATTTGTTAGGCAATAAATCAGCAAGTTTATATCTTCATTGTAAACACAGCTCTTGATATATTCTCTTAAAGGTTCTGCTGATGAAGCAAGCTTGTTTTAATCTTGTGTGAGCATTAGAACAGAGTTGCTATGGAGTAGAGTAGTGAAGAGGTGAAGCTGTTACAGTGGGCTCCTGGGAGATGGACAAACCTTTGCTGTACGTCCAATGACACAGAGTGATTCCTAATATGTTGGCAGTAACGCTTTTTCAGTGGTTTACGTACCGCATGCCGATTGTTCACTGCTGAAAATTGCAACAGCATGTCTTAGTAAAGATTAAAACAGCTATCAGATCTGTCCAACATGGCTGTAATGAAAACAGATTGACAGCTGTCATCATATATTAATGAAATGATGGGATCAGTGAACTACAAAGTGAGTGTCCAGAACAATCCATCCAATGTTCCTTCTGCCTGGCATTTTCTCAGCTAAGTTCATCTGTAGTTGATTGAACTGGGGTCTGAGTCACCAGCTGTTCTGCATCACAAAGACATGTATAGGTGGCGAGATTTTCCTCACGATTCCACCTCTCACTGCTCCATCCAACCTGGCAGTGACTCAAAATGATTCTGatctggcgtgtgtgtgtgtgtgcgtctgtgtgtgcgtgtgtgtgtgtgtgtgtgtgtaagtgtgtgagtgtgtgtgcatatgagtgtgtgtgtgtgtgtgtgtgtgtgtgtatatgtgtgtgtgtgtgtgtgtgtgtgtgtgtgcgtgtgtgtgtgtgtgtgcgcgtgtgtgtgtgtgtgtgtgtgtgtgtgtgtgtgtgtgtgtgtgtgtgtgtgtgtgcgtgtgtgtgcgcatgcgcgtgtgtgtgtgtgtgtgtgcgtgtgtgtgtgtgtgtgtatgtgtgcgtgtgtgtgtgtgtgtgccgtgcgtgtgtgtgcggcgtgcgtgtgtgtgtgtgtgtgtgtgtgtgtgtgtgtgtgtgtgtgtgtgtgtgtgtgtgtgtgtgtgtgtgtgtgtgtgtgtgtgtgtgtgtgtatatgtgcgtgcatgggtgcgtgtgtgtgtgtgtgtgtgtgtgtgtgtgtgtattccatACACTGGCTCTCTGCCTCACAGTACAACAtagtgcaggaactggagcaatAGCGAGTGTCCGTGGCTGCAAATTATTGGAAGAGTaatatttattaataataataataattattagaaATAATAATTTGCCACGTAATGCATGTAACAACTGGAACTGGTCAAATCCAGTCGGGAGTTAATGAATCCAACTAACAGCAGTGTTTCAATGAAATACTGCTGGAGACTTTTTctttaaaaatagtttttttcCAGAACAGTTTTCTTGGTTGGAGATGGTGTGAGGGTATCTGATGCTCAGTTTGATTGGAGTCCATGGAGATGTACATGTATGAGTACACCTGGCAGATGACAGCACGACCAACCTGCAGGGTGATTGCATCTGGAGGAACATGGAGCAATTGAGTTAacgtcctctctctccctctctccctccctcccctttccctccctctcctgcaGAGAAGCCGACTGCAGTTTTGAACCGGTGCATGTGCAGAGGGGGAGCGGCACAAATCAACGTGAGAAACATCAAGGGGCTGCAGCTCATCCCCATCCCAAACTGCCCACTTCAGCTTATGTGAGTACACACACACCTCGGTCCTCTCTGTGCTACTCCTTACTGTCCAAGGCGACCATCACTTTTAAAGCCAGAACTCCTAACATGCCATCAAACCTGTGCCCACTGTAAGGTTTGATTTCCTGGGGTGCCGACGTTTTAAATAGTCAAAGGCCAACCTGAAGTTTCTATTTGAAAGTAAAGGTTTATTTaattaccaaattcttaaggggttggacaggctagatgcaggaagattgttcccgatgttggggaagtccaggacaaggggtcacagcttaaagataagggggaaatcctttaaaaccgaagatgagaagaacttttttcacacagagagtggtgaatctctagaactctctgccacagagggtagttgaggccagttcattggctatatttaagagggagttagatgtggcccttgtggctaaggggatcagggggtatggagagaaggcaggtacgggttactgagttggatgatcagccatgatcatattgaatggcggtgcaggctcgaagggctgaatggcctactcctgcacctaatttctatgttaataagccaagtttattgtcatatgcacaatatGGTGAGGAACAGGTGTGATGAAGATGGTGCTTGCAGCATTGGCACAAACAGATAAAATATACGTTGTATATGTAAGTTATGTAAGGTAGTGAAAAGGAACATGACCGTGTGTATAAACAAGACGTCAGTGCAAGGCTCAATTAGTAAACAAGTGCGTggaagtgcaagaggtggtcggTAGTATTCTGTTAGTGAGGTAGGGTTAggattgtgcaggttggttcaagaacctgatgcttGTAGGAAAGTAACTGTCCCTAAAGCTGGTGGTGTgggggcttctgtacctcctgcccaatggtagcagtgaggagAGGGCTCGGCTCGGATGGTGGGGGTccgtgatgatagatgccaccttcctgatgatagatgctgccttcccgatgatagatgctgccttcctgAGGCAGCACCAGGTGTGGATGTTCTCGATGTAAGGGAGGGCTGTGcccctgatggactgggctgagtccaacACTCTCCGCCACATGTAGGCTCCCTGCATTCGATAACTGGTTAACACTAAACTCTGCCAACATTAAATGAGCAGAGACACAAATAAAGCCTAATCACATATATACAGCAGCCATTTGCCTGCCTTATTCATCAATTTTAAATCCTGCACAACTTGTTCGGAAAAACCACAACACTTAAAACATTCCCAATACTAAATACTTTCTGCAGATTTATTGTCTAAAAGTTTATTGTGTAAAGTAATTGGCTTAATTCTGTCAAAATGCACAGGATACTTGCAAacatctggtgtgtgtgtgtattactaGTCACAAGTATTATACACATGCACAGAGACTTAATTGAAAGTGCAGTGGGTCTGTGGCGAACTATAGAGTCTGCAGCTTCCTATAAATGCATCTGTAAAGTAATGTTATGTTGTAATGAACTGATGGTGTGCTAATGTGACAACTCGAGTGATGAGCTAAACAGTGAAGGAATAGCTATAATAGTGGACACAAATCCTCACATATCTCCATTTAAAGACATATAGTTGAGATATATTTTAACTGCATGTAATCTATCGTTTGTGTTCATTAATGCTATAACATTCCTTCATTAAATAAATCCATCAATGAATACAGAAATATTTCAGATTTAACAATAAAAGCTATTTCTCTCTGCTGTGGATTAGAGCTTTTATCATCTTCCAATCTAGTTGTTTTATTTAAGATCACATGTAATATTGAGAAACTATTGCCTATTTGTGTGTGAATGATGTACTGGAGTGTGACAATGCTTGCACGATTCCATCTATAGCCCTGCTCTTTCTTTATGTTACAGAGCCACGCTGAAGAATGGCCGGAGAATTTGCCTTCATTCCAAATTTTTGTCCCTTTGGAGAAATAAGGGGAAAGGGTAAGATTTAGACATTTTAACTCAAACCCTCAGTTACTTAAAGAGAGCAAGCTCTAAAATTAGCAGCTGAAGAAAGATTTGTCACTTTTACAATCTCGTTTCTCTTGtatcacagagacagagagtgatacagcacggaaacaggcccttcagcccaacttgcccacactggccaacatgtcccagctacactagtcccacctgcccgtgtttggtccatatccctccaaacctgtcctatacatgtaccgatctaactgtttcttaaatgttggaataatcccagcctcaactacctcctctggcagcttgtcccatgaaaaagttaccccccagattcatattaaaatattttcctctgcaccttaaacctgtgtcctctggtccttgattccccgactctgggcaagagactctgtgcatctacccgatctattcctctcgtgattttatacatctctataagatctcccctcatcctcctgcgctccatggaatagagacccagcctactcaacctctccctgtagctcacaccctctagtcctggcaacatcctcgtaaatcttctctgtactatttccagcctgacaacatctttcctgtaacatggtgcccagaactgaacacaatactaaatgCAGCCTTGCCAATGTGTCCACATTACAGGCAGGGCCACAACCTGGACAAAAATACCTGTTGACAGCTCAACGCTTCCTTGACGCCATCCTCGAGTGTTAACAAGACGCTGGCTCAAGTGACTGAAATGGGACACTGTCACAAACATCTGTCTTGAGGGAGGGATTGGTAAAAGACAGAAACTTAAGAGACAGAGCAAGGTTCAGGGAACACATTGTGTGGCCCTGGAGACTGCCGTTCTGATCAGCCAAGTGAATGAATCTCTTCTGAAAGTTCAATATTTCCTGAAAAAATAGGACATGTTGTCAATGTAATTAGAGTCAGAGAATGTTTTTTTAAGTTTTGTTGCTGGATGTTTTGATTAGCGGTATTGTTATATTGGTCTAGAACATAAGTCACTGTAAACAtcaaacacacaatgctggaggaacacagtggtgGGAAATGGATAAATGATATTTcatgtcgggacctttcttcaggctggttgTCCATTCCCTTGCAAAGCCACCTGACctcctgaattcctccagcactttgattgttgctgaagattccagttctttgtgtctcaacTGTAACCACAGCTGGCTTCACTCCTACATGCCTTTTGGAATCAAATAGTCAGACTTGAGCAATTTGACATGACTTTCATTGGAACCACATTCCCTTTTTCACTCCACAAGCTGGGTGAGTTTGCCGCAGAATCCTCTTGTTATCCTCCCAACCGCAAGAATGTAGTTGtacatgtagcccagtccatcccacAGATCACACTTCccaccattggctccatctacacttcaagctgcctcagaaaagcagccgacattatcaaagacttgtcccaccccagtcattcctccttctgtTCCTGtttggtagaaggtacagaaacttgaaaccCCACACtgccaggctcaggaacagctgctcgccctctgttatcaggctatgAATGATCCATCCCATAGgttagggtgctgtccgattcacctctaccccattgttcaATCTCACAACCTGCTTACACGCTTCCCAAACCAGGtcatgatcagccttgatcacattgaatggcggtgctggctcgaagggccgaatggcctctactcctgcacctattgtctattatcaaacATTAGACATTTTAAAGCGAATATTTATGCTGAGTGCCCTGAAGTTGTTATTTTTGACTGAAAAGCTGATCTTTATTTTATAGGCAAAGAAGGATGTGAATGATGCCCAGAACTAAAGCCAGCCGCCAGCGGATAGTGAGTCAGCTCACAGGGACCGTGCCCCCTGCGCACTTGTTATGTTACTGTCCCATCACCAGCCCAACTGCTTTGCAAGGCTCCAGCCCCAACCCTCAGCGTTGTGTCACAATGCTGAACCTAGCTAGCTGCAAGATGGTGCAAGCATGCGTACATTCGTCAACAATGCAGTTGATAGTTTTAAACGGAGCGAACCGCAACTATATT
It encodes:
- the LOC129712877 gene encoding stromal cell-derived factor 1-like gives rise to the protein MSLKVCVVVVLLIGVMYISLSHEKPTAVLNRCMCRGGAAQINVRNIKGLQLIPIPNCPLQLIATLKNGRRICLHSKFLSLWRNKGKGQRRM